In Zingiber officinale cultivar Zhangliang chromosome 6A, Zo_v1.1, whole genome shotgun sequence, a single genomic region encodes these proteins:
- the LOC121994863 gene encoding proline-rich receptor-like protein kinase PERK2 produces MSAGVEPVGQGQIPQGTTGVSSSQTPIVSEVSTLTVPTIPTPTVFTVPPAVPPMAYPTPPPAVPTAYPTPLPHVPTTYPAPPLLVPTTHSVPLSPVPATAYSTPALAIPVAPYSVPPPMVPPVSLAYILPAVPPTVPAPAYAAARGVPSLAYPMVPLVVPTLVVPPVPTAIPTHLTDIIAA; encoded by the coding sequence ATGTCTGCTGGGGtcgagcctgtcggtcagggacagatcCCACAGGGTACTACGGGCGTGTCGAGCTCTCAAACTCCGATAGTTtcagaagtatctaccttgactGTACCCACCATACCTACCCCTACAGTATTCACGGTGCCACCAGCGGTACCACCTATGGCATACCCAACACCTCCTCCAGCCGTGCCTACTGCGTACCCGACACCACTGCCACATGTTCCTACTACGTACCCAGCACCACCACTACTTGTGCCTACTACGCACTCGGTACCACTGTCACCTGTGCCTGCTACTGCATACTCGACACCCGCACTAGCAATACCAGTTGCTCCTTATTCGGTACCACCACCTATGGTGCCTCCAGTCTCTCTTGCCTATATTTTGCCTGCAGTGCCACCAACGGTACCTGCCCCAGCTTATGCAGCAGCACGAGGGGTACCTTCCCTGGCCTATCCAATGGTACCCCTTGTAGTACCGACTCTAGTGGTTCCACCAGTTCCCACAGCGATCCCTACACACCTTACCGATATAATTGCGGCATGA